One Cicer arietinum cultivar CDC Frontier isolate Library 1 chromosome 8, Cicar.CDCFrontier_v2.0, whole genome shotgun sequence DNA segment encodes these proteins:
- the LOC101515227 gene encoding carboxylesterase 1-like: MSKHESKKDLPLNSNPTIDSTESQPFILNNDGSVTRHMQIPNIEPTQDPNNIVISKDVPLSPINKTWLRLFLPSIALHNSKKLPLIIYYHGGGFIFFSASSTINHDFCFKLAEKINVVVASVDYRLAPESRLPAAYDDAVEALHWLKTTNEKWIRESCDVSNCYLMGSSAGGNIAYHAGLHVAAAIDGFDFDQLKIKGLILHHPFFGGSHRTESEIRLENDRALPLRGSDLMWEYALPKGVDRDHKYCNPTAVDEGDCFCFDEIKRLGWKILVTCCNGDPLIDRQVGFVEMLRSKGVKVVGYLGEGFHGMELLDPTKDEPLFEQVKDLINQC; the protein is encoded by the coding sequence atgtcTAAGCATGAATCGAAAAAAGATTTACCATTGAACTCAAATCCCACCATTGATTCAACGGAGAGCCAACCCTTTATCCTAAACAATGATGGTAGTGTCACAAGGCATATGCAAATACCAAACATTGAACCCACACAAGACCCAAACAACATTGTTATCTCCAAAGATGTCCCTCTTAGTCCTATTAATAAAACATGGTTACGTTTATTTCTACCTAGCATAGCACTTCATAATTCCAAAAAACTCCCTCTAATTATATATTATCATGGAGGtggttttattttctttagCGCTTCATCCACAATTAATCacgatttttgttttaaattagcCGAAAAAATTAACGTCGTGGTTGCCTCCGTGGACTACCGTCTAGCGCCCGAGTCACGTCTCCCGGCCGCCTATGATGACGCAGTGGAGGCattacattggttaaaaactacaAATGAAAAATGGATACGTGAATCTTGTGATGTTTCAAATTGCTACCTTATGGGATCCAGTGCGGGAGGGAACATTGCTTATCATGCGGGTTTACATGTGGCCGCAGCCATTGATGGGTTTGACTTTGACCAATTGaagatcaaagggttgatattGCACCATCCATTTTTTGGTGGGTCCCATAGGACGGAGTCTGAGATAAGATTGGAAAATGATCGAGCTTTGCCTCTTAGGGGTTCTGATCTAATGTGGGAGTATGCATTGCCTAAGGGTGTGGATAGGGATCATAAGTATTGTAATCCGACGGCTGTGGATGAAGGAGATTGTTTTTGCTTTGATGAAATTAAACGGCTGGGATGGAAGATTCTTGTCACGTGTTGTAATGGGGACCCTTTGATTGATCGTCAAGTTGGGTTTGTGGAGATGTTGAGAAGCAAAGGGGTTAAAGTTGTGGGATACCTTGGAGAAGGTTTTCATGGGATGGAACTATTGGATCCAACCAAAGATGAACCACTATTTGAACAAGTAaaagatttgataaatcaatgTTGA